One Tolypothrix bouteillei VB521301 DNA window includes the following coding sequences:
- the psb35 gene encoding photosystem II assembly protein Psb35 has protein sequence MYFLLETAAQAAAEAKDPYQFPWAFTAVYVIGFIAAVTIGSIAWYNSKRPVGWESKERPDFVPKVDKDPTPGV, from the coding sequence ATGTACTTTTTATTAGAAACAGCAGCGCAAGCAGCAGCAGAAGCAAAAGACCCATATCAATTTCCTTGGGCTTTTACAGCAGTCTACGTAATCGGCTTTATTGCTGCTGTGACAATTGGTTCAATCGCTTGGTATAACTCCAAGCGTCCTGTTGGTTGGGAAAGCAAGGAGCGCCCAGACTTTGTACCTAAGGTAGATAAAGATCCAACACCAGGTGTGTAG
- a CDS encoding transglycosylase domain-containing protein, with translation MVKFTSWFKDKQIKSSESDREKQSPQPNHQDENAESTQDKKSQSFLANVRKSLNGISAKLPGGHKPIYRRYWFWAGLGLSGGIIAASYGVSAIDRSLPDKAELNAVVREQTLTIKAANGSILQQQGEATREQLTLEEIPDKLQQAFIASEDRRFSQHNGVDTQGIARAILNNLRSQNVVEGGSTITQQLARILFLKQERTVWRKLKEARLAQKMEEELTKDAILERYLNLVYLGSGAYGVADAAWVYYSKPVSKLTLGEMATIAALPPAPNNFSPIVNRQAAQQRRNIVLQRMREEGFITAAEQQAATAEPINLKASAPRRWEVESPYFISYVQKEIPKYVSPEVLKAGGLTVETSLDLKWQDAAEKAVAKTLRNQGRWENFKQAALVAIDPRNGQIKAMVGGKDFNKNQFNRVTQAQRQPGSTFKGFVYATAIAAGFNPTDGYLDSPLIIDGYEPKNFDEGYRGWISMKDALTKSVNIVAVRVMMKVGFEPTIRMAHKMGIKSDLKPMYSLALGSSEVNLLELTSAYGTFATKGLHVEPHGITRILDRKGKVIWSPNFKPERALDTESAAIMTWMLRNVVENGTGRAAQLGRPVAGKTGTTDEARDLWFIGYIPQLVTGVWLGNDDNKPTWGSSGSAAYTWHEFMEQVVSKIPVEKFPEIPKLAGRKGTIKAQAVKPRRIVNRSAGFYNNDDDDNSRKSYRRDRENTSDDGSQERTYRRRRYRRRYDQEEQQQPQEYTSRRSRRNYQQDDEESSTSRRRYRRRYRVEQSESGESSSQRRYRGSNSDSSPRIRRRYTPDTGNSSESTSPKRSWRERLRPTTPPASETVP, from the coding sequence GTGGTAAAGTTTACCTCCTGGTTCAAAGACAAACAAATTAAGTCGAGTGAATCTGATAGAGAGAAACAGTCACCGCAGCCAAATCATCAGGACGAAAACGCGGAATCTACTCAGGATAAAAAATCACAAAGCTTCTTGGCAAATGTGAGGAAATCACTGAATGGGATAAGTGCCAAATTACCTGGAGGTCACAAACCTATTTATCGTCGCTACTGGTTTTGGGCGGGCTTGGGTCTGAGTGGTGGAATTATTGCTGCTAGTTATGGTGTATCGGCAATAGACCGTTCTCTACCTGACAAAGCTGAACTGAACGCAGTTGTCAGAGAACAGACACTCACTATTAAAGCTGCTAACGGGTCAATTTTACAACAACAAGGAGAAGCAACCAGAGAACAGTTAACGCTAGAGGAAATACCGGATAAGCTGCAACAAGCTTTCATTGCTTCAGAAGATCGACGGTTTAGCCAGCATAATGGGGTCGATACTCAGGGAATAGCAAGAGCCATACTAAATAACCTGCGATCGCAAAACGTGGTAGAAGGTGGTAGTACCATCACGCAGCAACTTGCCAGAATTCTTTTTCTCAAACAAGAGCGTACAGTTTGGCGCAAGCTTAAAGAAGCGCGTCTGGCTCAAAAAATGGAAGAAGAATTGACAAAAGACGCCATTTTAGAACGGTACCTGAACTTAGTTTATTTGGGGTCCGGAGCCTACGGTGTAGCAGATGCAGCTTGGGTTTACTATAGCAAACCTGTAAGCAAACTTACCCTAGGGGAGATGGCAACAATCGCAGCATTACCGCCCGCCCCAAATAACTTCTCGCCGATAGTCAATCGTCAAGCAGCACAACAACGACGGAATATAGTGCTGCAACGGATGCGAGAAGAAGGATTTATTACAGCCGCCGAACAACAAGCAGCAACTGCAGAACCAATCAACCTAAAAGCAAGCGCCCCAAGGCGATGGGAAGTAGAATCTCCCTACTTTATCAGCTATGTACAAAAAGAGATACCCAAATATGTTTCCCCTGAAGTTCTGAAAGCAGGTGGCTTAACAGTAGAAACCAGCCTGGACCTAAAATGGCAGGATGCGGCGGAAAAAGCTGTGGCTAAAACTTTGAGAAATCAAGGGCGTTGGGAAAATTTTAAACAAGCAGCCTTAGTTGCCATTGACCCCCGCAATGGTCAAATTAAAGCAATGGTTGGGGGAAAAGATTTTAACAAAAACCAATTTAACCGCGTTACTCAAGCACAGCGCCAACCCGGTTCTACTTTTAAAGGGTTTGTGTATGCCACTGCGATCGCAGCAGGTTTCAATCCCACCGATGGTTACTTAGATTCACCTTTAATAATAGACGGTTACGAACCCAAAAACTTCGATGAAGGTTATCGAGGTTGGATTAGCATGAAAGATGCTCTCACCAAATCAGTGAATATTGTTGCGGTGAGAGTCATGATGAAAGTGGGATTTGAGCCAACTATCAGAATGGCTCACAAAATGGGGATTAAATCGGATCTCAAGCCAATGTATTCATTAGCACTTGGCTCTTCAGAAGTGAATCTTTTAGAATTGACGAGTGCTTATGGAACTTTTGCTACCAAAGGTCTGCACGTAGAACCCCACGGTATTACCCGCATTCTCGACCGTAAAGGAAAAGTCATTTGGTCTCCAAACTTTAAACCAGAACGGGCTTTAGATACTGAGAGTGCAGCTATTATGACATGGATGCTGCGTAATGTTGTGGAAAATGGTACCGGTCGAGCCGCCCAACTGGGTAGACCTGTTGCAGGAAAGACCGGCACCACAGATGAAGCTCGCGATCTGTGGTTTATTGGTTATATTCCGCAACTTGTGACAGGTGTTTGGTTGGGTAATGACGATAACAAACCGACCTGGGGTAGCAGTGGAAGCGCTGCTTACACTTGGCATGAATTTATGGAACAGGTGGTCAGTAAAATACCCGTTGAGAAGTTTCCTGAAATACCCAAGCTAGCAGGTCGAAAAGGTACTATCAAAGCACAGGCTGTTAAACCCAGACGAATAGTAAATCGTTCTGCAGGTTTCTACAACAACGATGATGATGATAATTCTCGTAAATCTTACAGGCGCGATCGAGAAAATACCTCAGATGATGGCTCTCAAGAGCGTACCTATAGAAGACGCAGATATAGGAGACGTTACGACCAAGAGGAGCAGCAACAACCGCAAGAGTATACTTCAAGACGCAGCAGGCGTAACTATCAACAAGACGACGAGGAAAGCAGCACCTCCAGAAGGCGCTATCGCCGTCGCTACCGTGTAGAGCAATCGGAATCTGGCGAGTCAAGTTCGCAAAGAAGATACAGGGGAAGCAATTCTGATTCATCGCCAAGAATTCGCCGACGGTACACGCCCGATACAGGTAATTCCTCAGAGTCTACATCTCCAAAACGCTCTTGGAGAGAACGGCTCAGACCGACAACACCTCCTGCTTCGGAGACAGTACCTTAA
- a CDS encoding glycoside hydrolase 100 family protein — MYLDDFVPSENIESEAWKALENSILYYKGRPVGTVAAYDSSVEALNYDQCFVRDFVSSALIFLTKGRTDIVRNFLEETLKLQPKERQLNAYKPGRGLMPASFKVVSEGGEEYLEPDFGEHAIARVTPVDSCLWWVILLRAYVVATKDFSLAYQPEFQHGIRLIMELCLATRFDMYPTLLVPDGACMIDRRMGIYGHPLEIQALFFAALRSARELLICQGNEDIVEAIDNRLPLLRVHIRQHYWMDLNCLNKIYRFKSEEYGKAAVNLFNIYADSLPYYELDKWLPRKGGYLVGNVGPSQLDTRFFTLGNLVAVISDLASEEQSQAIMNLFDERWEDLVGDMPVKICFPALKDEEYKIVTGCDPKNIPWSYHNGGSWPVLLWLLSAAAVKTNRPELANRALEIAQARLHYDEWPEYYDGKKGRLIGKQARKYQTWTIAGFLLAKELLQNPTLLPLVTFEPFSVEQTSRACEFELAHADTMILG; from the coding sequence ATGTATTTAGATGATTTTGTTCCAAGTGAAAACATAGAGAGTGAGGCTTGGAAAGCATTAGAAAATTCCATTCTTTACTATAAAGGGCGTCCTGTAGGAACAGTAGCCGCTTATGATAGCTCAGTAGAAGCATTAAATTATGACCAATGCTTTGTTCGTGATTTCGTATCCTCAGCTCTAATTTTTCTGACTAAAGGAAGAACAGATATTGTTCGTAATTTTCTAGAGGAAACCTTAAAGTTACAGCCAAAGGAAAGGCAGTTAAATGCTTACAAGCCAGGTCGGGGTCTGATGCCAGCTAGCTTCAAGGTTGTCTCAGAGGGTGGAGAAGAATATCTAGAACCCGATTTTGGCGAACACGCTATTGCTCGAGTCACGCCAGTCGATTCTTGCCTTTGGTGGGTGATTTTATTACGTGCTTATGTAGTAGCTACAAAAGATTTTTCTTTAGCCTATCAACCTGAATTTCAACATGGTATCCGGTTAATTATGGAACTGTGCTTGGCGACAAGGTTTGATATGTATCCAACCTTATTGGTGCCAGATGGTGCTTGTATGATCGATCGTCGTATGGGTATCTACGGGCATCCTTTAGAAATTCAGGCTTTATTTTTTGCTGCATTACGTTCAGCAAGAGAACTCCTAATTTGCCAAGGTAACGAAGATATTGTGGAAGCTATTGATAATCGCTTACCACTCTTACGCGTTCACATCCGCCAGCATTATTGGATGGATTTGAATTGCTTGAACAAAATTTATCGCTTCAAGAGTGAAGAGTACGGCAAAGCAGCAGTCAACCTCTTCAATATATATGCTGATTCTTTACCATACTATGAATTGGACAAGTGGTTGCCAAGAAAAGGCGGTTATCTAGTAGGTAATGTTGGACCGTCTCAGCTAGATACTCGCTTCTTTACTTTAGGAAATTTAGTGGCCGTTATCTCAGATCTTGCAAGTGAAGAACAATCGCAAGCCATTATGAATCTTTTCGACGAACGTTGGGAAGACCTAGTGGGAGATATGCCAGTGAAAATTTGTTTCCCCGCTTTAAAAGACGAAGAGTATAAAATTGTTACTGGATGTGACCCCAAAAACATTCCCTGGTCTTATCATAATGGCGGCAGTTGGCCTGTTTTATTGTGGTTATTATCAGCAGCTGCTGTGAAAACAAATAGACCGGAACTGGCAAATAGAGCGCTTGAAATTGCACAGGCTAGGCTCCATTATGATGAGTGGCCGGAGTATTACGACGGTAAGAAAGGTCGGTTAATTGGCAAACAAGCTAGGAAATATCAAACTTGGACAATTGCTGGATTCTTGCTTGCAAAAGAATTATTGCAAAATCCCACACTTTTACCACTTGTAACTTTTGAACCATTTTCTGTAGAACAGACTTCTAGAGCTTGTGAGTTTGAACTCGCTCATGCTGATACTATGATTCTTGGTTAG
- the folK gene encoding 2-amino-4-hydroxy-6-hydroxymethyldihydropteridine diphosphokinase, with the protein MKSSAIALGSNIGDSLAILEAAIEALAQTPGVVLQAKSSWYRTKAVGPPQPDYINGTAILQIEMVPEQLLETLLNIENQFGRVRRERWEPRTLDLDLLLYDNLILETPKLQVPHPRMQQRAFVLVPLAEIAPDWVEPISGRRIKELVKDVDCTEVQLLVGY; encoded by the coding sequence ATGAAAAGTAGTGCGATCGCGTTGGGTAGCAACATTGGTGATTCCCTAGCAATCTTAGAAGCCGCCATAGAAGCTCTAGCCCAGACACCGGGGGTTGTTTTACAGGCAAAATCCAGTTGGTACAGAACCAAAGCTGTCGGACCACCACAACCAGATTACATCAACGGTACAGCTATTTTACAAATAGAGATGGTACCAGAACAACTGCTCGAAACTTTACTAAATATTGAAAATCAATTTGGACGAGTGCGGCGAGAACGATGGGAACCACGCACCTTAGATTTGGATTTGTTGTTATACGATAACTTGATTTTAGAGACGCCAAAACTCCAAGTTCCCCACCCTCGAATGCAGCAACGAGCATTTGTGTTAGTTCCACTAGCAGAAATCGCTCCAGATTGGGTAGAACCAATTTCCGGACGCAGGATTAAAGAGCTTGTTAAAGATGTAGACTGTACAGAAGTGCAACTATTGGTGGGCTATTAA
- a CDS encoding 16S rRNA (cytosine(967)-C(5))-methyltransferase, whose amino-acid sequence MISSRQLAFTALRDIHKGAYVDIALDRVLQKVNLPDMDRRLVTELVYGCTRRQRTLDAIIDQLGKKKSHQQPKDLRTIIHLGLYQLQYQERIPVSAAVNTTVQLAKENGFSGLTGVVNGLLRQYIRMTEGKEEREKDRGGEGGEDFPIQNPKSKIPLQLPENPIARLGILHSFPDWIVQVWVEQFGLAETEQLCMWMNKTPAIDLRVNLLRVAVEEVEAELQSAGVSFQRVHQLPQALRLMSNAGPIQNLPGYNQGWWTVQDSSAQLVSHLLDPQPDETIIDVCAAPGGKTTHIAELMADRGKICACDKPGTGAKSEREAALLVHRTPSRVKKLQENIQRLSLQSIQIYLGDSTRDFTEFQNTADRVLLDAPCSGLGTLHRHADARWRQKPETVEELSVLQKQLIAHSSTFVKLNGVLVYSTCTLHPKENENVIESFLADYPNWEIETPRIDSLAHPYCTREGWIKVLPHQQDMDGFFMVRLRKIRN is encoded by the coding sequence ATGATTTCTTCCCGTCAATTAGCTTTTACTGCACTGCGAGATATTCATAAAGGGGCTTATGTTGATATTGCCCTCGATCGCGTACTGCAAAAAGTTAATTTACCTGATATGGATCGTCGTCTTGTGACGGAATTGGTATACGGATGCACCAGAAGACAGCGTACCCTCGATGCCATTATAGACCAACTTGGTAAAAAGAAATCTCACCAACAGCCAAAAGACCTCCGCACTATTATCCATTTGGGTTTGTACCAATTACAATATCAAGAACGGATTCCTGTTAGTGCAGCTGTCAACACCACAGTTCAGTTAGCCAAAGAAAATGGTTTTTCTGGTTTAACTGGTGTTGTTAACGGTTTACTGCGTCAGTATATCAGAATGACTGAGGGGAAAGAGGAGAGGGAGAAAGACAGAGGGGGGGAAGGGGGAGAAGATTTCCCAATTCAAAATCCAAAATCCAAAATCCCCTTGCAATTGCCAGAAAACCCGATCGCACGCTTGGGTATTTTACACAGCTTTCCCGATTGGATTGTTCAAGTGTGGGTAGAGCAATTTGGTTTAGCTGAAACAGAACAATTATGTATGTGGATGAACAAAACTCCAGCGATTGATTTGCGGGTTAATTTGTTGCGGGTTGCGGTGGAAGAAGTGGAGGCGGAGTTACAATCGGCGGGTGTTTCGTTTCAAAGGGTTCATCAGTTACCTCAAGCTTTACGATTGATGAGTAACGCTGGTCCCATTCAAAATTTACCCGGTTATAACCAAGGTTGGTGGACTGTACAAGATAGTAGCGCTCAACTCGTCAGTCATTTACTGGACCCTCAACCAGATGAGACTATTATTGATGTTTGTGCTGCACCTGGTGGTAAAACAACCCACATTGCAGAATTAATGGCAGATAGGGGAAAAATTTGCGCTTGCGATAAGCCGGGTACAGGCGCTAAGAGCGAGCGCGAAGCCGCACTTTTGGTACATCGCACTCCATCGCGTGTGAAAAAACTTCAAGAAAATATTCAACGGCTTTCCCTACAATCCATACAAATATATCTCGGTGATAGCACCCGTGACTTTACCGAGTTTCAAAATACCGCCGATCGAGTACTCTTAGATGCGCCCTGTTCTGGCTTGGGAACACTCCACCGTCATGCTGATGCGCGTTGGCGGCAAAAACCAGAAACTGTCGAAGAGCTTTCCGTGCTACAAAAACAACTTATTGCACATTCCTCTACTTTTGTCAAGTTAAATGGTGTACTTGTTTACTCAACCTGTACGCTGCATCCCAAAGAAAATGAAAATGTCATTGAGTCATTTCTCGCAGATTATCCAAACTGGGAAATTGAAACCCCCAGAATTGATTCACTAGCCCATCCTTACTGCACTCGAGAAGGTTGGATTAAAGTTTTACCCCACCAACAAGATATGGATGGCTTTTTTATGGTGCGCTTAAGAAAAATCAGGAATTGA
- a CDS encoding flavodoxin family protein codes for MSTVAIVYFSGSGHTHLMAQAVAEGAGKIEGTTVEVLRIVGEQIVNGRWKDDAIIEKLNQSDAIVFGSPTYMGGVAAQFKAFIDAASTIWFHHGWKDKLAAGFTHSSSPSGDKQGTLLYLVTNAAQHGMIWVNLGDLQSFLLGKDDGVNRLGGFLGAMGQSQIDMSGKEAVLDPGDRLTAERFGQRIAEVTKRWLK; via the coding sequence ATGTCCACCGTTGCGATTGTCTACTTTTCTGGTTCAGGTCATACTCATCTAATGGCACAAGCAGTTGCTGAAGGTGCTGGTAAAATTGAAGGCACAACTGTCGAAGTGTTACGGATTGTCGGGGAGCAAATTGTAAATGGTCGTTGGAAAGACGATGCAATAATAGAAAAGCTGAATCAGTCTGATGCCATCGTATTTGGTTCACCAACCTATATGGGTGGGGTTGCAGCTCAATTCAAGGCGTTTATCGATGCAGCCAGTACAATTTGGTTCCATCATGGATGGAAAGATAAACTTGCTGCTGGTTTCACTCACTCTAGCTCGCCAAGTGGTGATAAACAAGGAACACTCTTATATTTGGTCACTAATGCCGCTCAACACGGTATGATTTGGGTAAATTTGGGGGACTTGCAAAGCTTTTTACTTGGTAAAGACGATGGAGTCAATAGACTTGGAGGATTTCTTGGCGCAATGGGTCAAAGTCAGATAGATATGAGTGGTAAAGAAGCTGTACTTGACCCTGGCGATCGCTTAACAGCAGAACGATTTGGACAACGTATTGCTGAAGTCACTAAACGCTGGCTCAAGTAG
- a CDS encoding TerB family tellurite resistance protein, translated as MVGNSSSVKNLVKILIGAAWIDGRIQPEERQYLRKVAQEKGVADEPEIQPWLYELVSVQPEQFYDWLKEYLGERPTQEECQNLIEAIGGLIYSDGEVATEEAKLLTKLQQISDTNDSTQHGHHNVLRQIQKLYRRWVDVQN; from the coding sequence ATGGTTGGTAATTCTAGTAGCGTGAAAAACTTGGTCAAAATCCTGATTGGGGCGGCTTGGATTGATGGCAGAATTCAACCAGAAGAGAGGCAATATCTTCGCAAAGTGGCTCAAGAGAAGGGAGTTGCTGACGAGCCAGAAATTCAACCTTGGTTGTACGAGTTAGTCTCCGTGCAACCAGAACAGTTTTATGATTGGTTGAAGGAGTATTTGGGGGAACGCCCCACTCAAGAAGAATGCCAAAACTTGATCGAGGCGATCGGCGGATTGATTTACAGTGATGGTGAAGTTGCAACAGAAGAAGCAAAACTGTTGACAAAATTACAACAAATATCGGATACCAACGATTCAACCCAACATGGGCATCATAATGTTCTCAGACAAATTCAAAAACTTTACCGCCGTTGGGTTGACGTTCAAAATTGA